From a single Shewanella donghaensis genomic region:
- a CDS encoding nucleotidyltransferase family protein, which produces MSRIFKTFFIFLIMLTTRNAIAVEVDTKPVKPVYDFRQVVSNDLESLLALQESHGGAPQQFTHELDTLFERAPYAQSELTDLVTYISEQNHAFTIIPEIKSYQRAQQKVAMKFDGDASYLTDIARATIVADDVGSLMNAYKAIVAQAEVVQIKNRFANPKASGYRDLNLLVKLPQSQMVAEVQLHLNKIAEIKSGPEHHVYEQIQQIELQAQLQHRSVSELELMQIVKLRQASHKMYHKAWLTYKRQSLAELQAA; this is translated from the coding sequence ATGAGTAGAATTTTTAAAACCTTTTTTATCTTTTTAATAATGCTGACAACACGCAATGCCATTGCCGTTGAAGTCGACACTAAGCCTGTTAAACCCGTCTACGACTTTAGACAAGTCGTCAGTAATGATCTCGAAAGCCTATTGGCTTTACAGGAATCCCACGGTGGCGCTCCTCAGCAATTCACTCATGAGTTAGATACTTTATTTGAACGCGCACCTTACGCTCAATCTGAGTTAACAGATTTAGTCACTTATATTAGCGAGCAAAACCATGCTTTCACGATTATCCCAGAAATCAAAAGCTACCAAAGAGCACAACAGAAGGTAGCGATGAAATTTGACGGTGATGCAAGTTACTTAACCGATATAGCAAGAGCGACCATTGTAGCTGATGATGTTGGCAGCTTGATGAATGCTTATAAAGCCATTGTGGCACAAGCTGAAGTCGTACAAATCAAAAACCGATTCGCTAACCCTAAAGCGTCAGGATATCGCGATTTAAACCTACTTGTTAAGCTACCTCAAAGCCAAATGGTTGCTGAAGTTCAATTACACCTTAACAAAATTGCAGAGATTAAAAGTGGTCCAGAACATCATGTATACGAGCAAATTCAACAAATTGAATTACAAGCTCAATTACAACACCGATCCGTAAGTGAACTTGAACTCATGCAAATCGTTAAGCTACGTCAAGCATCACACAAGATGTATCACAAAGCTTGGCTAACCTATAAACGTCAAAGTTTAGCCGAGTTACAAGCGGCATAA
- a CDS encoding SMI1/KNR4 family protein — translation MNDIIEMLQDLSETVPVPLELPTFEQLVEVEEQILISLPNDLKEYLLFGSDVIYGSIEMVTASDPYSHTFLPEVTSYAWSIGMPREYIAICQQGDNFYCIDQEGNVRHFYKGRMVDIMWESLWDWIQDIWLKRK, via the coding sequence ATGAATGACATCATTGAAATGCTACAAGACTTGAGTGAAACAGTACCAGTACCACTCGAATTGCCGACATTCGAGCAACTGGTAGAAGTTGAAGAACAGATTTTAATTTCGCTGCCGAATGATTTAAAAGAATACTTATTGTTTGGTAGTGATGTCATTTACGGCTCTATCGAAATGGTCACAGCATCTGATCCGTATTCACACACATTTCTACCTGAAGTGACCAGCTATGCTTGGTCTATCGGCATGCCAAGAGAATATATTGCTATCTGCCAGCAAGGCGATAACTTTTATTGTATCGACCAAGAAGGCAATGTTCGTCACTTCTATAAAGGCCGCATGGTCGACATTATGTGGGAATCATTGTGGGACTGGATTCAAGATATTTGGCTAAAACGAAAGTAG
- a CDS encoding DUF4447 family protein, producing the protein MAKSNNLNAIEMQCLRLSLGLTVEQIAELTKSTPEAVIAWEAGETEAPAVAQKKLLEIEDTIEMQVLNTTDGIEELFKKEPKRRLAFVVYPTQALYTQYNPEFLSSLPFTELYNTAAWRIKKECQIVLEVEVSLVGLEVESYKSFRADNGMSESRESRAKWAAAQL; encoded by the coding sequence ATGGCTAAATCAAACAACTTAAACGCAATCGAAATGCAGTGTTTACGTTTATCTTTAGGGTTAACTGTTGAGCAAATTGCTGAGTTAACCAAAAGCACGCCTGAAGCGGTAATCGCATGGGAAGCTGGCGAAACTGAAGCGCCAGCTGTTGCACAAAAGAAATTATTAGAAATCGAAGATACCATTGAAATGCAGGTGCTAAACACCACGGATGGTATTGAAGAACTCTTTAAAAAAGAACCTAAACGTAGACTGGCTTTTGTTGTCTACCCAACTCAAGCGTTATATACCCAATATAACCCTGAGTTCTTAAGTTCTCTGCCTTTCACTGAACTTTATAATACTGCGGCATGGCGTATCAAAAAAGAATGCCAAATCGTACTTGAAGTTGAAGTGAGTTTAGTAGGTTTAGAAGTAGAGAGTTACAAATCATTCCGCGCTGATAATGGTATGAGTGAAAGCCGCGAAAGCCGCGCTAAATGGGCTGCTGCTCAGCTGTAA
- a CDS encoding glutathione S-transferase family protein, which translates to MITLYGTPKSRALRVSWLLEELGIEWQFSFLDFSKGDNRTEAYLALNPSGKMPVITDGELVLTESAAILIYLAEKYGNGRFLPTPGTAESAHHHQWVSFIMCELEQPLWTMGKHRFALPEEQRLAAMLPVAKFEFDRAATIAELWVPESGYVCGNELTIADILLAQTLMWATMFEQTIPPKLAAYRDRLQQTPTLSAALKKSEAAKAAAESE; encoded by the coding sequence ATGATTACTTTGTATGGCACACCAAAAAGCAGAGCGCTTCGGGTTTCATGGTTGTTAGAAGAGTTAGGTATTGAATGGCAGTTTTCATTTTTGGATTTTTCAAAAGGGGATAACCGCACAGAAGCTTACTTGGCATTAAATCCTAGTGGAAAAATGCCTGTAATAACAGATGGCGAGCTGGTGTTAACTGAGTCAGCGGCCATTTTAATATATCTGGCAGAAAAGTACGGTAATGGACGTTTTTTACCTACCCCAGGAACTGCTGAGTCTGCTCACCACCATCAATGGGTCAGCTTCATTATGTGCGAGTTAGAACAGCCATTGTGGACTATGGGTAAACATCGTTTTGCTTTGCCTGAAGAGCAGCGTCTAGCTGCGATGTTACCGGTAGCAAAATTTGAGTTTGATAGAGCGGCAACAATTGCTGAGTTATGGGTACCTGAGTCAGGTTATGTGTGCGGTAATGAACTGACCATAGCTGATATTTTGCTAGCACAAACCCTCATGTGGGCCACCATGTTTGAGCAAACGATTCCGCCTAAATTAGCCGCTTATCGTGACCGATTACAACAGACACCAACGCTGTCAGCTGCACTGAAAAAGTCAGAAGCGGCTAAAGCTGCTGCTGAAAGTGAATAA
- a CDS encoding TonB-dependent receptor plug domain-containing protein, which produces MKRPQFWQSACAAAVSLILSPTAFAAEPEVERIEVTGTHIKRTDLEGASPMTVLSAEDIARSGAQDISQLLSKLPVSGSGTFSTQGNNSDDTANGGAAVSLRGLGADATLVLLNGRRIAVSSFAKSIDTAFVDINSIPISAVKRIDIVKDGASATYGSDAIAGVINIIMKKDFEGFEVNAKIAETVEDGGGQQAGSILWGTEAANGKSHTTVILDYFKERETLFADRDYSSSADQTPNGGSDFRSSAGNPGSYIPATIGMDGSITPKSDLFSWTPDVNCPAGSVKGSYCRYDYAPAMTSVPESTRVGLSVFQNYEFNDDLSMFAELMYQHNESVVKGAASPSFGEFYMLKDNPLFTSGAATNPFPGEDLTMRRRLTETGPRQKSSESDSARVVLGLNGMLSDWEWELAYTYSYNRNLEFGEQGFVWTPRLQESINSGAFNPLATTQQGTVIDDISVNTTRNGKSTTNAFDGKISGDLFDMPAGTVAMAVGFEYREEELSDNPDELFKRGEIFGTEATEAFGERDQTSLFVEFAVPLFEKLEAQLALRYEDYSDFGNTTNPKIALRYTPLDNLTLRASWGEAFRAPSLVQLGLGPSQESPGLVDSTRCPLTGLEEDCTAQERTVIFSGNPNLQPEESTSYNVGGVWEITDGLSVGVDYWNYDQDGLITSDTQYLVDTQGADPSVVKREPSSTNVPGRIIEIYDQFGNLGSQATDGVDFDAKYAFTTETAGDFGFSYNLTWVNTFDQVREDGSTRELAGEYQHPEYRWTGAMDWGYTNWQTSARLNYIGEYADNIDAGATGTIDAMMTVDLNVTYIGFDHWSLTLGGNNVLNEEPPFSAADFMGYDQATHSAIGALWYGKVSYQF; this is translated from the coding sequence ATGAAACGACCTCAATTCTGGCAGAGTGCTTGCGCTGCTGCTGTATCTCTTATCTTATCGCCTACTGCCTTTGCTGCTGAACCCGAAGTTGAACGCATCGAAGTCACAGGCACCCATATCAAACGAACCGATCTCGAAGGGGCTTCACCAATGACGGTGTTAAGCGCTGAAGATATTGCCCGTTCTGGCGCTCAAGATATTTCACAACTACTGAGCAAGTTACCGGTATCGGGCAGTGGTACTTTCTCTACCCAAGGTAATAACTCTGATGATACTGCAAACGGTGGCGCCGCGGTGTCACTGCGTGGTCTTGGCGCCGATGCCACATTGGTATTATTAAACGGTCGCCGTATTGCGGTGTCTTCGTTTGCTAAATCAATTGATACTGCGTTTGTGGATATTAACTCAATACCTATTTCGGCCGTTAAACGCATCGATATTGTTAAAGATGGCGCTTCTGCTACTTATGGCTCCGATGCCATTGCTGGTGTAATTAACATCATCATGAAGAAAGATTTCGAAGGGTTTGAAGTTAACGCTAAGATCGCTGAAACCGTTGAAGATGGCGGCGGCCAGCAAGCGGGTTCTATTTTATGGGGAACAGAAGCAGCTAACGGTAAATCGCACACTACGGTGATTTTAGATTACTTCAAAGAACGTGAAACCTTGTTTGCCGATCGTGATTATTCAAGCTCTGCAGATCAAACGCCCAACGGCGGTAGTGACTTTAGGTCGTCAGCAGGTAATCCAGGGTCGTACATCCCAGCAACGATAGGCATGGATGGTTCTATAACGCCAAAGTCAGATTTATTCAGTTGGACGCCAGATGTGAATTGCCCTGCTGGTAGTGTGAAAGGCAGTTATTGCCGTTATGACTATGCGCCAGCAATGACATCAGTACCTGAGTCTACTCGCGTCGGACTATCAGTGTTCCAAAATTATGAGTTTAATGATGATTTAAGTATGTTTGCTGAATTGATGTATCAGCATAATGAAAGTGTCGTCAAAGGCGCTGCAAGCCCATCCTTTGGTGAGTTTTATATGCTAAAGGATAATCCGCTATTTACCAGCGGTGCGGCAACTAATCCATTTCCAGGTGAAGACTTAACCATGCGCCGCCGTTTAACAGAGACGGGGCCTCGACAAAAGTCATCAGAGTCAGATAGTGCCCGAGTGGTATTAGGTTTGAACGGCATGCTGTCTGATTGGGAGTGGGAGCTGGCTTATACCTATTCTTATAACCGTAATTTAGAGTTTGGTGAGCAAGGCTTTGTGTGGACGCCGCGTTTGCAAGAGTCGATTAACTCTGGCGCGTTTAATCCGTTAGCAACAACTCAGCAAGGCACTGTCATTGACGATATTAGCGTTAATACCACCCGTAATGGTAAATCTACAACGAATGCGTTTGACGGTAAAATTAGCGGTGATTTATTTGATATGCCAGCAGGTACAGTGGCAATGGCTGTGGGTTTTGAATACCGCGAAGAAGAATTATCAGATAACCCTGATGAATTATTTAAGCGCGGTGAAATCTTTGGTACAGAAGCAACAGAGGCCTTTGGTGAGCGCGATCAAACGTCATTGTTTGTTGAGTTTGCAGTACCGTTATTTGAAAAGTTAGAAGCACAGTTAGCGCTACGTTATGAAGATTATAGTGATTTTGGTAACACCACTAATCCTAAAATAGCCTTACGTTATACCCCGCTTGATAACCTCACGCTTCGTGCGAGTTGGGGCGAAGCATTTAGAGCGCCTTCACTGGTACAATTGGGTTTAGGTCCATCACAGGAATCTCCAGGTTTAGTTGATTCAACTCGTTGCCCGTTAACAGGATTAGAAGAAGATTGTACTGCTCAAGAGCGTACGGTGATCTTTTCAGGTAACCCCAATTTACAACCTGAAGAATCAACTTCATATAACGTGGGTGGTGTTTGGGAAATCACTGACGGCTTAAGCGTGGGTGTTGATTATTGGAATTACGATCAAGATGGTTTGATTACTTCTGATACCCAATACTTAGTTGATACCCAAGGTGCAGATCCTAGCGTGGTAAAGCGTGAGCCTTCATCAACTAATGTGCCTGGCCGTATCATCGAAATTTATGACCAGTTCGGTAACCTAGGTAGTCAGGCAACTGATGGTGTCGATTTTGATGCTAAATATGCCTTTACGACTGAAACTGCGGGTGATTTTGGCTTTAGTTATAATCTGACATGGGTAAATACCTTTGATCAAGTTCGTGAAGATGGTTCGACCCGTGAGCTAGCGGGTGAATATCAACACCCAGAGTACCGTTGGACAGGTGCGATGGATTGGGGATACACCAATTGGCAAACCAGTGCTCGCTTAAATTATATTGGTGAATATGCCGATAATATTGATGCTGGAGCCACTGGTACCATTGATGCCATGATGACAGTTGATCTCAATGTTACTTATATTGGTTTTGATCATTGGTCACTGACTTTGGGTGGTAATAACGTGCTGAATGAAGAACCTCCATTCAGTGCTGCAGACTTTATGGGTTACGATCAAGCTACTCATTCAGCTATTGGCGCATTATGGTACGGTAAAGTTAGCTATCAGTTTTAA
- a CDS encoding NRAMP family divalent metal transporter, translating into MTLTQKTTSKRQQLSLLLSSIGPGLLMAAAAIGASHLVSSTRAGAEFGWQLAWVVLAVNFLKYPFFAAGARYTAATNESLLHGYLKQGRGYLIMFTSLNTIAAIASTAGVCMLTAAMLTQFVPLPIDVLAFLVLISSLALLILGHYQLLDKLTKVIMLALTLTTLIAVTLAFKHSPESVSTVQSESPWQWAYVGFLVAMMGWMPAPIEVSAWNSLWLIEKKKTQTVTSKQAIFDFNLGFIVTAILAIVFLALGALVMHGSGEQFASSGAKFASQLIDLYSDVMGEESRYLIAAVAFLCIFSTTVTVIDGYSRTLDMGWQLLTNKQDCSKRLTKVMLVVSALGMALIWFFKGALLPLLEFVMTLAFLTTVIFAWLNYRLMTCDALPEEHRYGVKMKLLSWLGLAYLIGFSGVFIYWKLAM; encoded by the coding sequence ATGACACTGACTCAAAAAACAACCAGTAAACGCCAACAACTTTCCTTGTTACTTTCAAGTATTGGTCCAGGCCTATTAATGGCTGCGGCGGCGATAGGCGCATCTCATTTAGTCTCTTCTACTCGCGCTGGTGCAGAGTTTGGCTGGCAATTAGCTTGGGTTGTTTTAGCTGTCAACTTCCTTAAATACCCCTTTTTTGCTGCCGGTGCTCGTTATACTGCAGCCACCAACGAAAGCTTACTCCATGGCTATTTGAAACAAGGTCGTGGATATTTGATCATGTTCACCAGCTTGAACACTATTGCAGCCATTGCCAGTACTGCTGGTGTATGCATGTTAACCGCAGCAATGCTAACTCAATTCGTTCCCTTACCCATTGATGTATTGGCTTTTCTGGTTTTAATCAGCTCACTGGCTTTACTCATCTTAGGGCATTACCAATTATTAGATAAGCTAACAAAAGTCATTATGTTAGCTCTCACATTAACGACCTTAATTGCCGTTACCTTAGCCTTTAAACACTCCCCAGAATCCGTATCGACAGTCCAAAGTGAATCACCTTGGCAATGGGCTTATGTGGGTTTCTTAGTGGCGATGATGGGCTGGATGCCGGCCCCAATTGAAGTCAGTGCATGGAATTCATTATGGTTAATCGAAAAGAAAAAAACGCAAACTGTCACCAGTAAACAAGCCATTTTTGACTTTAACTTGGGCTTTATTGTCACCGCTATTTTAGCGATAGTGTTTCTCGCATTGGGCGCATTAGTGATGCATGGTAGTGGTGAGCAATTTGCTAGTTCAGGCGCTAAATTCGCTAGCCAATTAATCGATTTATACAGTGACGTAATGGGTGAAGAAAGCCGCTACTTAATTGCCGCGGTGGCGTTTTTATGTATTTTTAGTACCACTGTAACCGTCATTGATGGCTATAGCCGCACCTTAGATATGGGTTGGCAGTTATTAACCAACAAGCAAGATTGCTCAAAACGCTTAACCAAAGTGATGTTAGTGGTTTCAGCCTTAGGAATGGCATTAATATGGTTCTTTAAAGGCGCGTTATTACCTTTGCTTGAGTTTGTCATGACCTTAGCATTTTTAACCACGGTGATTTTTGCGTGGCTAAACTATCGCTTGATGACCTGTGATGCATTGCCTGAAGAACATCGCTACGGTGTCAAAATGAAACTGTTATCTTGGCTTGGTCTTGCTTATTTAATTGGCTTTTCTGGGGTATTTATTTACTGGAAGCTCGCAATGTAA
- a CDS encoding YehS family protein, producing MINNDILRRLRFVFDYSNAKMTKIFAQANVEVSNDEMISLLKKEEEEGYKACNDKLMCQFLDGFIIEKRGLREGSEVPAPLKDMTNNLIFKKLRIALELREDDIIELIGSADFAIGKSELGALFRNPSHKNYKTCGDQILRNFLKGLSLKHRGM from the coding sequence ATGATTAACAATGACATCCTTCGCCGCCTTCGTTTTGTATTTGATTACTCAAATGCCAAAATGACTAAAATCTTCGCTCAAGCAAATGTTGAAGTCAGTAATGACGAAATGATTAGCTTATTAAAGAAAGAAGAGGAAGAAGGTTATAAAGCATGTAATGACAAACTAATGTGTCAGTTTTTAGATGGCTTTATCATCGAAAAACGTGGTTTACGTGAAGGTAGTGAAGTACCTGCACCACTTAAAGATATGACCAATAACCTTATTTTTAAGAAATTACGTATCGCATTAGAACTTCGCGAAGATGACATTATTGAACTAATCGGTTCTGCTGATTTTGCTATTGGCAAATCAGAGTTAGGTGCGTTATTCCGTAATCCTAGCCATAAAAACTACAAAACTTGTGGTGATCAGATTTTACGTAACTTCCTAAAAGGTTTATCACTTAAACATCGCGGAATGTAA
- a CDS encoding NAD-dependent malic enzyme, producing MDENKRPLYLPFAGPAILESPLLNKGTAFSEEERIYFNLEGLIPWVVETIDEQASRAYDQYKNFSNDLDKHIYLRNIQDTNETLFYRLVRNHISEMMPIIYTPTVGLACERFSKNYRRNRGLFISYSNKDRIDDILNNSTRHKVKVIVVTDGERILGLGDQGIGGMGIPIGKLSLYTSCGGISPAYCLAITLDVGTDNPHLLEDPMYMGWRHQRIGGEEYAEFVEEFMQAVSRRWPEALIQFEDFAQKNAMPLLERYKDRFCTFNDDIQGTAAVTVGSLLAACKAAETQLCKQRVAFLGAGSAGCGIAEAIVAQMVAEGISDEQARSQVFMVDRWGLLLDNMPNLLDFQHKLSQKTVNVEKWDGVSDHISLLNVVNNAKPTVLIGVSGAPGLFTEEIIRAMHSHCERPIVFPLSNPTSRVEATPKDVLHWTNGQALVATGSPFEPVVIDGETFEIAQCNNSFIFPGIGLGILAGGATRVSDGMLMASSRALAECSPLGQNGTGSLLPKLEDIQQVSKYIAFAVAKQAIKEDLALPCTDELLKQQIESNFWEPEYRRYKRTAF from the coding sequence ATGGACGAGAATAAACGCCCTCTCTATCTTCCTTTCGCAGGTCCAGCCATTCTTGAATCTCCACTGCTTAATAAAGGCACCGCCTTTAGTGAAGAAGAACGCATTTACTTTAACCTTGAAGGGCTTATCCCTTGGGTAGTTGAAACGATCGATGAACAAGCTTCAAGAGCTTACGATCAATATAAGAATTTTAGTAATGACCTAGATAAGCATATCTATCTACGAAATATTCAAGATACCAACGAAACGCTTTTCTATCGTTTAGTGCGTAATCACATCAGCGAAATGATGCCGATTATCTACACCCCTACCGTAGGTTTAGCTTGTGAACGTTTTTCTAAAAACTACCGTCGTAACCGTGGTTTATTCATTTCTTACTCTAATAAAGACCGCATTGATGACATCTTAAATAACTCTACTCGTCATAAAGTAAAAGTGATTGTTGTCACTGATGGTGAACGTATCTTAGGTCTGGGTGATCAAGGTATTGGTGGTATGGGCATCCCTATTGGTAAATTATCGCTATACACCAGTTGTGGCGGGATAAGCCCCGCATATTGCTTAGCAATTACCTTAGATGTGGGTACAGATAACCCACATTTGCTTGAAGACCCAATGTATATGGGTTGGCGCCATCAACGTATTGGCGGTGAAGAATATGCTGAATTTGTTGAAGAGTTCATGCAAGCCGTAAGTCGCCGCTGGCCTGAGGCATTGATCCAGTTTGAAGATTTTGCTCAGAAAAATGCCATGCCATTGCTTGAGCGTTATAAAGACAGATTTTGTACTTTTAATGATGATATTCAAGGCACTGCAGCTGTTACTGTGGGCTCACTACTTGCAGCCTGTAAAGCGGCAGAAACGCAACTTTGCAAGCAACGCGTCGCCTTTTTAGGTGCGGGGAGCGCGGGTTGCGGTATCGCTGAAGCGATTGTGGCACAAATGGTTGCCGAAGGAATTAGCGACGAGCAAGCACGATCGCAAGTATTTATGGTTGATCGTTGGGGCTTGTTATTAGATAACATGCCTAATTTACTCGACTTCCAGCATAAGCTATCTCAAAAAACCGTTAACGTTGAAAAATGGGATGGTGTGAGCGATCATATTTCATTATTGAATGTGGTTAACAATGCTAAGCCTACAGTCCTTATTGGCGTATCTGGTGCACCCGGCTTGTTCACAGAAGAAATCATCAGAGCAATGCATAGCCATTGTGAACGCCCGATTGTCTTCCCACTATCAAATCCAACAAGTCGTGTGGAAGCAACACCAAAAGATGTACTACATTGGACCAATGGCCAAGCCCTTGTTGCGACGGGTAGCCCTTTTGAGCCTGTGGTTATCGACGGTGAAACATTTGAAATCGCCCAATGTAATAACAGCTTTATTTTCCCAGGTATTGGTTTAGGCATATTAGCCGGCGGGGCAACTCGTGTATCTGATGGTATGTTAATGGCTTCAAGCCGTGCCCTTGCCGAATGTTCACCACTAGGGCAAAACGGTACAGGCTCATTACTGCCTAAACTAGAAGACATTCAACAGGTCAGTAAATACATTGCTTTTGCTGTCGCAAAACAAGCAATTAAAGAAGACCTAGCATTGCCTTGTACTGATGAGTTACTTAAACAACAAATTGAAAGTAACTTCTGGGAACCTGAATACCGTCGTTATAAACGCACAGCGTTCTAA
- a CDS encoding Crp/Fnr family transcriptional regulator translates to MTLALSNQIIWPCDLSEASKADIMDIAVKVDGVDKYKTLLDDDYKRGLFYCVHGLGTFATTSLDNRPLASFIFGKGMWVGAVAIEIFPKINLYTCELEPLTSYFFSKKELNELAKSNGEIYKLLYSIMRNNTPKLVQGMHLSFYGIEERIMYFLLELARSKGIVDTSVIELKITQQQLSEIANVSRPRVNEILNKLAGLGYISLVRGKMIILNYEGLTKSLVDKVVM, encoded by the coding sequence ATGACACTAGCACTAAGTAACCAAATCATTTGGCCTTGTGATTTAAGCGAAGCCAGTAAAGCCGATATTATGGATATCGCTGTTAAAGTTGACGGTGTTGATAAATATAAAACTTTACTTGATGATGATTATAAACGTGGCTTATTTTATTGTGTTCATGGACTTGGAACATTTGCAACAACGAGTTTAGATAACCGTCCTTTAGCGAGTTTTATTTTTGGTAAAGGTATGTGGGTCGGCGCAGTCGCGATTGAGATTTTTCCTAAAATTAATCTTTATACCTGTGAGCTTGAACCGCTTACTAGCTACTTTTTCTCCAAAAAAGAATTGAATGAACTGGCTAAAAGTAACGGTGAAATTTATAAATTACTTTATAGCATTATGCGTAATAATACTCCCAAGTTAGTACAGGGGATGCATTTGTCTTTTTATGGTATTGAAGAACGAATTATGTACTTCCTATTAGAGTTAGCCAGAAGCAAAGGTATTGTAGATACATCAGTGATAGAGCTCAAAATTACGCAACAACAACTGAGCGAAATAGCCAATGTGAGTCGCCCGAGGGTAAATGAAATCCTCAATAAACTTGCTGGCTTAGGTTATATTTCTCTGGTTAGAGGGAAAATGATAATCCTCAATTATGAAGGGCTAACCAAGTCTTTAGTTGATAAAGTTGTAATGTGA
- a CDS encoding DUF3069 domain-containing protein, with amino-acid sequence MSNVTEEYKATAKQISFNVANKVLPMAKLPETLLEAYEGLFNELIEDKAELFEKSWQALPASAQKQMPQAEFHGFYIANAWMQLSRVAQEIADEAESEKEIDEKEYDGVFGRLAEQSLKESIRKLKKSRTDRSLLNSFKQVMSV; translated from the coding sequence ATGAGTAATGTGACTGAAGAATACAAAGCAACAGCAAAGCAAATTTCTTTTAACGTAGCGAATAAAGTCCTACCAATGGCTAAGTTGCCAGAGACATTACTTGAAGCCTATGAAGGCTTATTTAATGAGTTAATAGAAGATAAAGCTGAGTTGTTTGAAAAAAGTTGGCAAGCACTGCCAGCAAGTGCGCAAAAACAAATGCCACAAGCTGAGTTCCATGGCTTTTATATTGCCAATGCGTGGATGCAGCTAAGCCGTGTCGCACAAGAAATCGCTGATGAAGCTGAGTCAGAAAAAGAGATTGATGAAAAAGAGTACGACGGTGTATTTGGCCGTTTAGCTGAGCAGTCTTTGAAAGAAAGTATTCGTAAGCTTAAGAAATCACGTACTGATCGTTCACTGCTGAATAGCTTTAAACAGGTCATGTCAGTTTAA